One Falsihalocynthiibacter arcticus DNA segment encodes these proteins:
- a CDS encoding GNAT family N-acetyltransferase, giving the protein MTVAIEVTEDVATCIGLRMEVFVGEQGIPVEEEIDAYDDDAVHLLAVDENVPVGTARLLLLGDTGRIGRVCVVKSHRGTGLGAALITAGLTHFSTLEGVRRAYLSAQVQALGFYEKLGFLPYGPEYDDAGIPHRDMERLL; this is encoded by the coding sequence ATGACCGTCGCCATAGAGGTAACGGAAGACGTGGCAACATGCATTGGTTTGCGCATGGAAGTTTTTGTAGGGGAACAAGGCATCCCTGTCGAAGAGGAAATCGATGCCTATGATGATGACGCCGTGCATCTTTTGGCCGTCGATGAAAATGTGCCTGTCGGAACGGCTCGGCTTCTTCTTTTAGGAGATACTGGCAGGATTGGGCGCGTTTGTGTGGTGAAATCACATCGTGGAACGGGCCTTGGTGCGGCACTAATTACAGCAGGGCTTACGCATTTTTCCACACTTGAAGGCGTGCGTCGAGCCTATCTCTCGGCCCAAGTTCAAGCGCTTGGTTTCTATGAAAAACTCGGCTTTTTACCCTATGGTCCTGAGTATGACGATGCGGGGATTCCACACCGAGATATGGAACGCCTTTTGTGA
- a CDS encoding TIGR04282 family arsenosugar biosynthesis glycosyltransferase: MKKQLVVMLKVPHAGRVKTRLGADMGMVGAAWWFRHQVRSLLRRLEDPKWDLILAVSPDIEGLKSRVWPAHLPRISQGQGNLGDRMARVFRDLPAGPVLIIGGDIPGIQKRHITEAFAALGNHQAVFGPAPDGGYWLVGMKRVTALPTTIFRDVRWSSETALADSRASLSGLSIAEISVLQDVDTVSDLELLAE, encoded by the coding sequence GTGAAGAAGCAACTCGTCGTGATGCTAAAGGTCCCTCATGCAGGCCGTGTAAAAACGCGCTTAGGTGCGGATATGGGAATGGTTGGGGCCGCATGGTGGTTTCGTCATCAAGTGCGCAGTTTACTGCGGCGCTTAGAAGACCCAAAGTGGGATTTAATCCTCGCCGTTTCTCCCGATATTGAGGGTCTCAAAAGCCGCGTTTGGCCGGCGCATCTTCCCCGTATTTCGCAGGGGCAGGGCAATCTTGGCGATCGAATGGCGCGGGTTTTTCGCGACCTACCTGCAGGGCCAGTACTCATTATTGGTGGGGATATTCCGGGCATTCAAAAACGTCATATTACCGAAGCGTTTGCCGCGCTGGGCAATCATCAGGCGGTTTTTGGTCCGGCACCCGATGGCGGGTATTGGCTCGTCGGCATGAAACGCGTGACCGCGTTGCCAACAACGATTTTTCGGGACGTGCGCTGGTCGTCGGAAACCGCCCTCGCAGATTCGCGCGCCAGTCTATCGGGCCTGTCCATCGCCGAAATTTCCGTGTTACAAGATGTGGATACAGTTTCGGACCTAGAACTCTTGGCCGAATAA
- the rnr gene encoding ribonuclease R, whose translation MVHIPSKQEILNWISENPTKTNKRDIAKAFGLKGAARIDLKRMLRELEADGDLQKRQRSYGDPESLPPVSMLEIVGPNSDGDLLARPLEWQGQGEEPTILIVDKDGDPALGAGNRILARLRKLENEEHGYEGRLIRQIGSNPLKLVGIFRTGHEGGRLVPIDKGSDKEWQIAAGATLEARDGELVEAQQVGPKSRMGLPRAKIVARLGDPSSPKAVSLIAIHQHGIPDSFPDEVIAQADKAKPASLGKRLDLREMPLVTIDPPDARDHDDACFAQADDDATNPNGHIVWVAIADVAFYVTPGSALDREARKRGNSSYFPDRVVPMLPDRLSGDLCSLHEGVERACIAVRMVLDKDGNKLSHTFHRAMMKSHASLAYTDVQSAMDGDVNEKCAPLLDEVIRPLYAAYDVLVKARERRQPLELNLPERRIELSDEGKVTSISFRDRLDAHRLIEEFMVLANVAAAETLIEKEQPLLFRVHEEPSVEKLEALRETAISAGLALAKGQVLKTRHLNQLLAQAAKTEHDELINISTLRSMTQAYYSPENFSHFGLALKNYGHFTSPIRRYADLIVHRALIAAHGWGKDGLSPEDVAQLDDTAKQISDTERRSMVAERDTTDRYLASYLSERVGDEFQGRVAGIARFGAFIKLDETGADGLVPVATIGREYFVHDPEASTLTGEHSGLKISLGQRALVRLAEATPVTGGITLELLELDGKALPKGGGSRGGKSHKGRRVGQARAKNAKMNRKVARKRAKK comes from the coding sequence ATGGTACATATTCCTTCAAAACAAGAGATCCTGAATTGGATTTCCGAGAATCCGACAAAAACCAACAAGCGCGATATTGCGAAGGCATTTGGCCTTAAAGGTGCGGCGCGGATCGACCTTAAGCGCATGTTGCGTGAGCTTGAGGCCGATGGGGATTTGCAAAAACGCCAACGCAGTTATGGCGATCCGGAGAGCTTGCCGCCTGTCAGCATGTTGGAAATTGTGGGACCAAATAGTGACGGAGACCTCCTTGCACGGCCATTGGAATGGCAAGGGCAGGGGGAGGAACCGACAATTCTTATTGTCGATAAGGATGGCGATCCAGCGCTTGGTGCTGGCAATCGCATTTTGGCGCGCCTTCGGAAACTAGAGAATGAAGAGCATGGCTATGAAGGGCGCTTGATCCGTCAAATAGGGTCTAATCCACTCAAACTCGTCGGTATTTTCCGCACCGGCCACGAAGGTGGGCGGCTGGTTCCCATTGATAAAGGTAGCGATAAAGAGTGGCAGATTGCTGCGGGCGCAACCCTTGAGGCGCGCGATGGTGAACTGGTTGAAGCACAGCAAGTTGGCCCGAAATCGCGCATGGGTTTGCCTCGTGCGAAAATCGTGGCGCGGCTTGGCGATCCTTCTTCCCCCAAGGCGGTTTCCCTCATCGCTATTCATCAGCACGGAATTCCCGACAGCTTTCCCGACGAAGTGATTGCGCAAGCGGACAAAGCCAAGCCCGCAAGTTTGGGCAAACGTCTTGACCTGCGCGAGATGCCGCTGGTGACAATTGATCCGCCAGACGCGCGGGATCATGATGACGCGTGTTTTGCACAAGCGGATGATGATGCCACTAATCCCAACGGTCATATCGTGTGGGTCGCGATTGCCGATGTTGCGTTTTATGTGACGCCAGGCAGTGCACTGGATCGCGAAGCGCGCAAGCGCGGCAACTCAAGTTATTTTCCCGATCGTGTAGTACCCATGCTTCCTGACCGGCTTTCTGGCGACCTTTGTTCGTTACACGAGGGGGTTGAACGCGCCTGTATCGCGGTGCGTATGGTCTTGGATAAAGACGGCAATAAACTTAGCCACACGTTCCATCGGGCGATGATGAAGTCTCATGCTTCGCTGGCTTACACGGATGTTCAGTCGGCGATGGATGGCGATGTAAACGAAAAATGCGCGCCCCTATTGGATGAGGTTATTCGCCCTCTTTATGCGGCCTACGACGTTTTGGTTAAGGCTCGCGAGCGGCGCCAGCCCCTTGAATTGAACCTTCCCGAACGGCGTATTGAGCTTTCGGACGAGGGCAAAGTCACCTCTATTTCGTTCCGTGATCGCCTTGATGCCCACCGCCTGATAGAAGAGTTTATGGTGTTGGCAAATGTTGCTGCCGCCGAAACTTTGATCGAGAAAGAACAGCCGCTTCTCTTTCGGGTGCACGAGGAACCAAGCGTTGAAAAGCTAGAGGCCTTGCGCGAAACCGCCATCTCTGCGGGCCTTGCTTTGGCAAAAGGGCAGGTGCTTAAAACCCGCCATTTGAACCAACTCTTGGCACAAGCCGCAAAGACAGAACATGATGAGTTGATCAATATTTCGACCCTTCGTTCGATGACACAGGCCTACTACAGCCCTGAAAACTTTTCGCATTTTGGGCTCGCTTTGAAAAACTATGGGCATTTCACGTCGCCCATTCGCCGTTATGCGGATCTCATTGTGCACCGTGCTTTGATTGCGGCGCATGGGTGGGGCAAAGACGGGCTTTCCCCCGAAGATGTCGCACAATTGGACGATACAGCAAAACAAATTTCGGATACCGAACGGCGTAGTATGGTTGCCGAACGCGACACAACGGATCGGTATCTTGCGAGCTATCTTTCGGAGCGCGTAGGGGATGAGTTTCAGGGGCGAGTTGCAGGAATCGCAAGGTTTGGCGCGTTCATTAAGCTGGACGAAACCGGTGCGGACGGGCTTGTACCTGTGGCCACGATTGGGCGCGAATATTTTGTGCACGATCCAGAAGCCAGTACTTTGACAGGCGAGCATTCGGGCCTCAAAATTTCGTTGGGCCAACGCGCCCTCGTGCGATTGGCGGAGGCCACGCCCGTTACTGGTGGCATCACTCTTGAGTTGCTGGAATTGGACGGCAAGGCGTTGCCTAAAGGCGGTGGTTCACGCGGTGGAAAAAGCCATAAAGGCCGACGTGTTGGCCAAGCGCGCGCCAAAAATGCCAAGATGAACCGCAAGGTGGCCCGCAAACGCGCAAAGAAATAG
- a CDS encoding LacI family DNA-binding transcriptional regulator: MTQLRIPPKRTLTLRDVSEASGVSEMTVSRVLRNRGDVSVDTREKVQAAAKRLGYVPNKIAGALASQRVNLVAVIIPSLSNMVFPEVLTGISDVLDDTPLQPVVGVTNYRPEKEESVLYEMLSWRPSGVIIAGLEHTEASKAMMRNAGIPIVEIMDVDGEPIDAMVGISHRRAGRKMAQAIIKQGYKRIGFMGTKMPLDHRARKRFEGFTEALAKEGLEVADQEFYSGGSALRKGREMTEAMLKRTPDLDFLYYSNDMIGAGGLLYCLDQGIKVPQTIGLAGFNGVELLEGLPRMLASMGSERNEIGRLAAQIIARRAAGAEASPDDSIELSPKLQFGDTLKRRNS; encoded by the coding sequence TTGACCCAGCTCAGAATTCCGCCGAAGCGTACCTTAACTCTACGTGATGTTTCCGAGGCCTCGGGTGTGAGTGAAATGACCGTCTCACGGGTGCTGCGGAATCGGGGCGATGTTTCCGTAGACACCCGCGAGAAAGTTCAGGCCGCAGCAAAGCGCTTGGGGTATGTCCCCAACAAAATTGCCGGAGCACTCGCAAGCCAGCGCGTCAATTTGGTTGCCGTTATCATCCCCTCCCTTTCAAATATGGTGTTTCCAGAGGTGTTGACCGGCATTTCCGATGTTTTGGATGATACGCCTTTGCAACCTGTTGTGGGCGTTACCAACTATCGTCCTGAAAAAGAAGAATCCGTGCTGTATGAAATGCTCTCGTGGCGTCCTTCGGGCGTTATCATTGCTGGTCTAGAGCACACAGAAGCCTCCAAAGCCATGATGCGAAATGCGGGCATTCCCATCGTTGAAATAATGGATGTTGACGGTGAACCAATCGACGCCATGGTTGGGATTTCGCACCGTCGCGCGGGTCGCAAAATGGCCCAAGCGATCATCAAGCAAGGCTACAAACGCATCGGTTTCATGGGCACAAAAATGCCACTGGATCACCGTGCGCGCAAACGCTTTGAAGGGTTCACGGAAGCTCTGGCAAAAGAAGGGCTAGAGGTTGCCGATCAAGAGTTTTACTCGGGGGGCTCTGCCTTGCGTAAGGGGCGCGAGATGACAGAAGCTATGCTCAAACGTACCCCAGATCTGGATTTTCTCTATTATTCCAACGATATGATCGGCGCTGGTGGGTTATTGTATTGTTTGGACCAAGGCATAAAAGTCCCGCAAACGATTGGTCTTGCGGGATTTAATGGTGTCGAACTCTTGGAAGGGCTGCCGCGCATGTTGGCGTCAATGGGGTCGGAGCGAAATGAAATCGGACGCCTTGCCGCCCAAATTATCGCTCGCCGTGCGGCCGGTGCAGAAGCCAGCCCAGATGATTCAATTGAACTCTCGCCAAAGCTCCAATTCGGTGACACGCTCAAGCGTAGAAACAGCTAG
- a CDS encoding FliI/YscN family ATPase encodes MSDSKFKELSAGINATPLTRAIGRVSGVSQGTVIVRGLSDKASVGDQVQVQSREGRLISGDVLNLSVGSMTVLLDGTTEGVVMGDRVALLGKNSIFPHNNWIGRVIDPSGMPMDGRKLSKGAHEKALKAPPPNPTQRRAMGTRLETGLAVFNTLLPIVRGQRLGLFSGSGVGKSTLLSKLAKNVQADVVVVALIGERGREVREFVDTVLGPEGMKRAVVIAATSDQSPLVRRRCAFTAMAVAEFFRDQGLHVLLLADSITRFAEAHREVALSSGEQANLRGFPPSTSSMIMGLCERAGPGAGTSGDITAILTVLVAGSDMEEPIADILRGVLDGHIVLDRTIAERGRFPAIDLLRSVSRSLPLAASYEENELIKRSRQLLGAYDRAEMMIQAGLYSTGSDPLVDASIRTWPGLDAFLAQDEPNNVSSSFERLAAILAMDTEEAG; translated from the coding sequence ATGTCCGACTCGAAATTCAAAGAGTTGTCCGCAGGAATTAATGCGACTCCGCTAACACGTGCGATTGGGCGTGTGAGTGGTGTTTCACAGGGCACGGTCATCGTTCGAGGTCTTTCGGATAAGGCAAGTGTCGGGGATCAGGTCCAAGTTCAAAGTCGCGAGGGAAGACTTATCTCTGGCGACGTTTTGAATTTGTCCGTTGGCTCCATGACCGTATTACTCGACGGGACGACCGAAGGTGTCGTCATGGGGGATCGCGTCGCGCTTCTGGGCAAGAACTCAATTTTCCCGCACAATAATTGGATTGGCCGCGTTATCGACCCGTCAGGGATGCCGATGGATGGTCGCAAACTATCCAAAGGGGCACATGAGAAAGCCTTGAAGGCGCCGCCGCCAAACCCCACGCAAAGGCGCGCCATGGGAACGCGCCTAGAGACAGGCCTTGCTGTCTTCAACACACTCTTGCCCATTGTCCGTGGACAAAGATTAGGATTGTTCTCGGGGTCAGGAGTAGGCAAATCCACCCTTCTGTCAAAGCTCGCCAAAAACGTGCAGGCGGATGTTGTGGTGGTGGCCCTCATCGGAGAACGAGGACGAGAAGTTCGCGAATTTGTGGATACAGTTTTGGGACCTGAAGGCATGAAGCGTGCCGTGGTTATTGCCGCCACGTCCGATCAATCCCCCCTTGTACGAAGGAGGTGCGCGTTTACCGCGATGGCCGTTGCCGAATTTTTTCGGGACCAAGGGCTGCATGTCCTGCTGCTCGCGGACTCCATCACAAGATTTGCCGAAGCGCACCGCGAAGTTGCTCTGTCATCCGGCGAGCAGGCCAACTTGCGCGGCTTCCCTCCGTCGACCTCTTCAATGATTATGGGTCTGTGCGAACGCGCGGGGCCAGGCGCGGGAACTTCTGGCGACATTACTGCAATTTTAACCGTGTTGGTCGCGGGATCGGATATGGAAGAGCCTATTGCGGATATTTTGCGTGGTGTATTGGATGGGCATATCGTCTTGGATCGCACCATTGCTGAAAGGGGAAGGTTTCCTGCAATTGACCTTCTAAGATCAGTTTCCAGAAGCCTCCCTCTGGCTGCATCTTATGAAGAAAATGAACTTATCAAGCGCAGCAGACAGCTTTTAGGGGCGTATGATCGTGCCGAAATGATGATTCAGGCGGGACTTTATTCTACCGGTTCTGATCCGCTCGTAGATGCCTCAATTAGAACTTGGCCAGGTTTGGACGCCTTTCTTGCGCAAGACGAGCCAAACAATGTGTCCTCAAGTTTTGAACGACTCGCTGCGATTTTGGCGATGGACACTGAAGAAGCCGGGTAA
- a CDS encoding FlgB family protein: MFDKLDIMRMSQAMASHASTRQATIAQNVANADTPGYKARDVVAFSDAYEGTNEKPLRASREGHLTEADRGFTPTIVTDTTRGALSPNGNSVSLETELMRASETRHQFDTAISIYKSSLNILRTSIR, encoded by the coding sequence ATGTTTGATAAACTAGATATTATGCGCATGTCGCAAGCGATGGCATCGCACGCAAGTACCCGTCAGGCGACAATCGCCCAGAACGTGGCCAATGCAGATACGCCCGGGTACAAAGCCCGTGATGTTGTCGCCTTTTCGGATGCCTATGAGGGCACCAATGAGAAACCTTTGCGAGCATCTCGTGAAGGCCATCTTACAGAGGCCGACCGAGGCTTCACACCTACCATTGTAACCGACACAACGCGCGGCGCGCTGTCCCCTAACGGCAACTCTGTTTCCTTAGAAACGGAACTTATGCGGGCCAGCGAGACACGGCATCAATTTGATACCGCAATTTCAATCTACAAATCTTCGCTGAATATTCTGCGAACAAGCATCCGTTAA
- the flgC gene encoding flagellar basal body rod protein FlgC codes for MSDLMKTLALSASGMQAQATRLRHVSENIANTDTPGYHRKTASFEEVISEGLRTGEVKAGDVKLDRSELKRMFDPANPLADETGHYDGSNVDLVVEIADAREAQRSYEANLKMFDQARQMSSALLELLRR; via the coding sequence ATGAGTGATTTAATGAAAACTCTCGCGCTATCCGCGAGCGGTATGCAGGCCCAAGCCACACGGCTTCGCCACGTTTCCGAGAATATCGCGAATACCGACACCCCCGGCTATCATCGTAAAACGGCCTCTTTTGAAGAGGTGATTTCCGAAGGGCTCCGCACAGGGGAGGTCAAAGCCGGCGATGTAAAGCTGGACCGTTCTGAATTGAAACGGATGTTTGACCCCGCAAACCCCTTGGCGGATGAAACCGGTCACTATGATGGATCGAATGTCGATCTAGTGGTCGAAATTGCTGACGCGCGCGAAGCGCAGCGCAGCTACGAGGCGAATCTCAAAATGTTCGATCAGGCGCGACAAATGTCGTCTGCTCTGCTCGAACTCCTTCGCCGTTAG
- the fliE gene encoding flagellar hook-basal body complex protein FliE: MDFKSSIAAQQYAATRPATAPKPDAGGGEAFAKVAQDFASTLANGENQAKAAMIGGADPNALVQALAQTELAVETAVTVRDKVVEAYLEILRMPV, encoded by the coding sequence ATGGATTTCAAATCCTCAATAGCTGCCCAACAATACGCAGCAACCAGACCCGCGACAGCGCCGAAGCCTGACGCGGGCGGCGGGGAGGCCTTCGCTAAAGTTGCTCAGGATTTTGCCAGCACGCTCGCCAACGGCGAGAATCAAGCGAAAGCAGCAATGATTGGTGGCGCCGATCCCAATGCCCTTGTGCAGGCTCTGGCGCAAACTGAGCTTGCTGTGGAAACGGCAGTGACGGTTCGCGACAAGGTTGTCGAAGCGTATTTAGAAATTTTACGGATGCCAGTGTAA
- a CDS encoding flagellar biosynthetic protein FliQ, whose protein sequence is MMDDIVFYDTLRQALWIAVLVSTPILTVALVAGVAVGLFQALTSVQEMTLTFVPKLAAILIVFWMTMGFMTETLVAFFTDQIVPLIVGV, encoded by the coding sequence ATTATGGATGACATCGTTTTTTACGACACCCTTCGGCAGGCCCTGTGGATTGCAGTTTTAGTCTCCACCCCCATTTTAACCGTCGCCCTTGTTGCCGGCGTTGCGGTTGGGTTGTTTCAAGCTTTGACGTCAGTTCAAGAAATGACGCTCACTTTCGTCCCTAAATTGGCGGCCATTTTGATTGTGTTTTGGATGACCATGGGCTTCATGACGGAGACATTGGTTGCGTTTTTTACGGACCAAATTGTCCCTTTGATCGTGGGGGTATAG
- a CDS encoding flagellar hook-basal body complex protein translates to MDNASYTTLTRQSGLQREMQTVANNLANLATTGFRKEGVIFAEHVKALGRDDPSLSMATASVANTDLRQGSLSQTNGTFDFAIEGEGFFMVETADGNRLTRAGAFTPNGEGDLVTHDGNRLLDAGGAPIFVPAGVADLQVSADGTLSADGQPLSQIGLFQPENPFDLRRENGVRFEFTGEVTPVENPTILQGFVEDSNVNPVGEVARMIEVQRAYEQGQGFLEKEDERIRAVIRALG, encoded by the coding sequence ATGGATAATGCAAGTTATACCACCCTCACCCGTCAATCAGGCTTGCAGCGCGAAATGCAAACTGTCGCCAATAACTTAGCCAATTTGGCCACAACGGGATTTCGTAAAGAAGGGGTCATTTTCGCAGAGCATGTGAAGGCCTTGGGCCGCGATGACCCCAGTCTCTCAATGGCCACAGCTTCGGTGGCCAACACGGATTTACGACAAGGCTCATTGAGCCAAACCAACGGCACATTCGACTTCGCCATCGAAGGTGAAGGCTTCTTTATGGTTGAAACTGCGGACGGAAATCGTCTGACCCGAGCAGGTGCTTTTACCCCAAACGGGGAAGGTGATCTCGTTACGCATGATGGTAATCGACTTCTCGATGCTGGCGGTGCTCCAATATTTGTACCCGCGGGGGTCGCAGATTTGCAGGTTTCCGCAGACGGAACCTTGAGTGCGGATGGCCAACCTCTCTCACAGATCGGGTTATTTCAGCCTGAAAACCCATTCGATTTGCGCCGTGAGAACGGTGTCCGTTTTGAATTTACTGGCGAAGTTACACCCGTAGAGAACCCGACAATTCTGCAAGGTTTTGTCGAAGATTCGAATGTGAACCCAGTCGGCGAAGTCGCTCGAATGATTGAGGTCCAAAGGGCTTACGAGCAAGGGCAAGGGTTTCTTGAGAAAGAAGATGAACGCATCCGTGCCGTAATTAGGGCTCTTGGTTAA
- the flgG gene encoding flagellar basal-body rod protein FlgG: protein MRALQIAATGMAAQQMRVETISNNLANMNTTGYNARRAEFADLHYQQQTRAGTINAADGTIVPTGVQLGLGVRPSSVTVELSQGSLGATGGDLDLAIEGLGYIEVTLPSGQSAFTRDGGLKRSADGLIVTSDGYPVVPEITIPSDARSISINAEGETYAYFNDRVEPELLGQLSIAGFSNSKGLEAIGSNLFLESAASGAPTVSTPGENGLGTLRQGYLENSSVDAVREITELIEAQRGYELNAKVLTAADQMLGATTQIR from the coding sequence ATGCGCGCGCTACAAATAGCAGCCACCGGAATGGCGGCCCAGCAAATGCGGGTTGAAACGATTTCGAACAATCTCGCGAATATGAACACAACGGGGTATAACGCTCGACGAGCCGAGTTCGCCGACTTGCATTATCAACAGCAGACGCGGGCCGGAACGATTAATGCCGCGGATGGAACGATTGTTCCAACTGGGGTGCAGCTCGGCCTTGGCGTTCGTCCATCGTCCGTAACGGTTGAATTATCCCAAGGTAGCTTAGGCGCGACAGGCGGTGACCTTGATCTCGCGATTGAGGGTCTCGGTTATATTGAAGTGACTCTCCCTTCAGGGCAGTCGGCGTTCACGCGAGATGGCGGTTTAAAGCGATCTGCTGACGGCCTAATTGTCACATCAGACGGGTATCCCGTCGTTCCAGAAATCACGATTCCCTCCGACGCTCGCAGTATTTCCATCAATGCCGAAGGTGAGACCTATGCCTATTTTAACGACCGAGTAGAGCCCGAGTTGCTGGGGCAATTGTCCATCGCCGGGTTTTCGAACTCAAAAGGGCTTGAGGCAATTGGATCGAACTTGTTTCTAGAATCCGCCGCGTCCGGTGCTCCTACTGTCAGTACCCCCGGTGAAAACGGTCTGGGAACACTGCGCCAAGGATATCTTGAGAATTCGTCTGTCGATGCCGTTCGAGAGATCACAGAATTGATCGAAGCTCAAAGAGGATACGAGCTAAATGCGAAAGTGTTGACCGCAGCAGATCAGATGCTCGGCGCAACAACGCAAATCCGATGA
- the flgA gene encoding flagellar basal body P-ring formation chaperone FlgA, with amino-acid sequence MAARTIPSHTIISPADVAIKDGNTLGALTLLEEVIGQEARVAIYAGRPIRRNDIGAPALVERNQIVKLAYSNGVLNISVEARALGRGSAGDVLRFMNLDSRTTISGTVQDDGSILVTK; translated from the coding sequence GTGGCGGCTCGAACGATCCCAAGTCACACAATCATCTCGCCCGCAGATGTAGCAATAAAAGACGGCAATACCCTTGGCGCGCTAACGCTTTTGGAAGAGGTCATCGGACAAGAAGCTCGCGTGGCAATTTACGCTGGCCGACCAATTCGAAGGAACGACATCGGCGCGCCTGCACTCGTTGAGCGCAATCAAATCGTCAAACTCGCCTATTCCAACGGCGTCCTGAACATATCAGTCGAAGCACGTGCATTGGGACGCGGGTCGGCAGGGGATGTGCTCCGCTTTATGAATCTAGACTCACGCACAACAATTTCAGGGACTGTTCAAGATGATGGCTCAATTCTCGTCACAAAATAG
- the flgH gene encoding flagellar basal body L-ring protein FlgH, which yields MKKISIAFLSVAFLFGCQSLSEVGQAPEFTETRGSLEYSSMMSPGFPVSLEPTSRKDAASLWSGEDQSLFSDRRALRRGDILTVVIEIDEKAEISNTSSRDRTGNTSMGIPQFFGIPQRLDEMLPPGASMADAVETNSSTSHQGSGSVRRNEKLTLKVAATVVDVLQNGVFAIKGSQEVRVNFEIRELLVSGYVRPEDISRQNQITYDKIASARISYGGRGQITQVQQPSYGQQINDIILPF from the coding sequence ATGAAGAAAATCTCGATTGCTTTTCTATCCGTCGCTTTTTTGTTCGGCTGTCAGTCGTTGAGTGAAGTAGGGCAAGCGCCCGAATTTACGGAAACCAGAGGCTCGCTTGAATATTCGTCGATGATGTCACCCGGTTTTCCCGTTTCGCTTGAACCAACGAGCAGGAAAGATGCGGCCTCATTGTGGAGTGGAGAAGATCAGTCGCTTTTTAGCGATCGCAGAGCGCTGCGCCGTGGGGACATCTTGACCGTCGTCATCGAAATCGATGAAAAAGCCGAAATTTCGAACACCTCCTCTCGAGACCGAACCGGCAATACATCGATGGGAATTCCTCAGTTTTTTGGAATTCCACAGCGCCTTGATGAAATGCTTCCTCCTGGGGCTTCAATGGCCGATGCTGTTGAAACAAATTCGTCTACATCCCACCAAGGCAGTGGTTCCGTTCGAAGAAATGAAAAGCTTACGTTGAAGGTGGCAGCGACAGTCGTTGATGTTCTCCAAAATGGGGTTTTTGCTATCAAAGGCTCCCAAGAAGTCCGTGTAAACTTTGAAATAAGAGAGCTGTTGGTTTCAGGATATGTGCGACCAGAAGACATTTCACGCCAAAATCAAATCACGTATGACAAGATTGCCTCGGCTCGGATTTCATATGGCGGCCGCGGGCAGATTACCCAGGTTCAACAGCCATCTTACGGTCAGCAAATCAATGATATTATTCTTCCATTCTAA
- a CDS encoding flagellar basal body-associated FliL family protein, which yields MKKILPILMAVIGICAGIGAGVAIKQEPEEPSIVCEPDLHDSSGLEVADAAPIPADEMDSSTHEYVKLSNQFVIPIVEDGRVKALVVLALNLEVVSGYSQAVFALEPKLRNAFLLVLFDHANAGGFEGSFTSSNNMMILQNALLESARKALGNSVSDVLITDVVRQESFG from the coding sequence ATGAAGAAAATACTACCTATTCTTATGGCTGTAATAGGTATCTGTGCCGGTATTGGCGCCGGTGTCGCGATTAAGCAAGAGCCAGAGGAGCCAAGTATCGTGTGTGAACCTGATTTGCACGACTCTTCCGGCCTTGAGGTTGCTGACGCAGCACCAATTCCTGCTGACGAAATGGATTCGTCAACTCATGAATATGTGAAGTTGAGCAACCAATTCGTAATCCCCATCGTAGAGGATGGGAGGGTAAAAGCTTTGGTTGTACTTGCTCTAAATTTGGAGGTGGTTTCAGGGTACAGCCAAGCTGTATTTGCACTCGAACCCAAGCTAAGGAACGCATTCCTTCTTGTTCTTTTCGATCACGCAAATGCTGGAGGCTTTGAAGGTTCATTTACGAGCAGCAACAATATGATGATTTTGCAAAATGCCCTTCTGGAGTCTGCTCGCAAAGCACTAGGCAATTCGGTTTCGGACGTCCTAATAACGGATGTTGTTCGGCAGGAGTCCTTTGGATAA